In Streptomyces sp. NBC_00414, a single window of DNA contains:
- a CDS encoding DUF6542 domain-containing protein: MEQHRTRPPQSQPSRGGSPLPPQAGRGGARTARQAGAGVPRTAKSVSPLVQAVRRFPNPRLTGLGSGLFCTASMFALACLIQLLFGASLVVYGVLFLPVCVLTAVWVRRADLVTAVVAVPIAFAVGLLPIADSDGGFGGRLMGLVTALAMHAGWLYGGTLLAGAIVTVRKARMMTRKAAQRRRTT; encoded by the coding sequence GTGGAGCAACACAGGACACGTCCTCCCCAGTCACAGCCGTCACGAGGCGGCTCACCGCTTCCCCCGCAGGCCGGGCGGGGCGGTGCCCGTACGGCCCGGCAGGCCGGGGCCGGTGTCCCCCGTACCGCGAAGTCCGTCTCCCCGCTCGTGCAGGCGGTGCGCCGGTTTCCCAACCCCCGGCTCACCGGACTGGGCAGCGGGCTGTTCTGCACCGCGTCGATGTTCGCGCTGGCCTGTCTGATCCAACTGCTGTTCGGGGCGTCACTCGTCGTCTACGGGGTGCTCTTCCTGCCGGTCTGCGTGCTGACCGCGGTGTGGGTGCGGCGGGCCGACCTCGTCACCGCGGTCGTCGCCGTGCCGATCGCCTTCGCCGTCGGCCTGCTGCCCATCGCCGACAGCGACGGCGGCTTCGGCGGCCGGCTGATGGGCCTGGTCACCGCCCTCGCGATGCACGCGGGCTGGCTGTACGGCGGCACCCTGCTGGCCGGGGCCATCGTGACCGTGCGCAAGGCGCGGATGATGACCCGCAAGGCCGCACAGCGACGCCGTACGACCTGA
- the ppgK gene encoding polyphosphate--glucose phosphotransferase, with translation MQIFGVDIGGSGIKGAPVDLDRGDLAEERYKVLTPHPATPDAVADGVKEVVGHFGWTGPVGITFPGVVTGGATIRTAANVDKDWIDTDARALLGDRLGGLPVTVLNDADAAGVAEMQFGAGKDRKGTVFLLTFGTGIGSALFVDGILVPNTELGHLELNGHDAEKHASTKAKEDHDLSWEHWAHRVQKYLAHVEMLFSPELFIIGGGVSRKSQKFLPLIEGIKAEIVPAQLQNNAGIVGAAMRAAQKD, from the coding sequence ATGCAGATCTTCGGCGTGGACATCGGCGGATCAGGGATCAAGGGCGCTCCCGTGGACCTGGACAGGGGCGACCTGGCGGAGGAGCGCTACAAGGTGCTCACGCCGCACCCTGCGACACCCGACGCGGTGGCGGACGGCGTGAAGGAGGTCGTCGGCCACTTCGGCTGGACGGGCCCGGTCGGTATCACCTTCCCGGGTGTGGTCACCGGCGGCGCCACCATCCGCACGGCGGCCAACGTGGACAAGGACTGGATCGACACCGACGCGCGCGCCCTGCTCGGCGACCGGCTGGGCGGCCTGCCGGTGACGGTGCTGAACGACGCGGACGCGGCGGGCGTCGCCGAGATGCAGTTCGGCGCCGGCAAGGACCGCAAGGGCACGGTCTTCCTCCTGACCTTCGGTACGGGGATCGGCAGCGCCCTCTTCGTGGACGGCATCCTCGTCCCGAACACGGAGCTGGGACACCTCGAACTGAACGGCCACGACGCCGAGAAGCACGCCTCCACGAAGGCCAAGGAGGACCACGACCTCTCCTGGGAGCACTGGGCCCACCGCGTCCAGAAGTACCTCGCCCATGTGGAGATGCTCTTCTCGCCCGAGCTCTTCATCATCGGCGGCGGCGTCAGCCGCAAGTCGCAGAAGTTCCTGCCGCTGATCGAGGGCATCAAGGCGGAGATCGTGCCGGCCCAGCTGCAGAACAACGCGGGGATCGTGGGCGCGGCGATGCGGGCGGCGCAGAAGGACTAG
- a CDS encoding 4-hydroxy-3-methylbut-2-enyl diphosphate reductase, producing MGRMTASTGRRVLLAAPRGYCAGVDRAVIAVEKALEQYGAPIYVRHEIVHNKYVVKTLEKKGAIFVERTAEVPEGAIVMFSAHGVAPVVHDEAAAGKLATIDATCPLVTKVHKEAVRFANDDYDILLIGHEGHEEVIGTSGEAPDHITLVDGPEDVAKVEVRDPSKVVWLSQTTLSVDETMETVDALKEKFPQLVSPPSDDICYATQNRQIAVKKLAEDAQLVIVVGSKNSSNSIRMVEVALDAGASAAHLVDFASEIDEAWLEGVTTVGLTSGASVPDVLVDGVLEWLAERGYGDVETVKTAEESITFSLPKELRRDLRAEAAALVAERTGTTPSAE from the coding sequence ATGGGACGCATGACTGCTTCGACTGGCCGCCGTGTCCTCCTCGCCGCCCCCCGTGGCTACTGCGCGGGTGTCGACCGTGCCGTGATCGCCGTCGAGAAAGCCCTGGAGCAGTACGGGGCCCCGATCTACGTCCGCCACGAGATCGTCCACAACAAGTACGTCGTGAAGACCCTGGAGAAGAAGGGCGCGATCTTCGTCGAGCGGACCGCGGAGGTCCCCGAGGGGGCCATCGTCATGTTCTCCGCGCACGGCGTCGCCCCCGTCGTCCACGACGAGGCCGCGGCCGGCAAGCTCGCCACCATCGACGCGACGTGCCCGCTGGTCACCAAGGTCCACAAGGAAGCCGTCCGGTTCGCGAACGACGACTACGACATCCTCCTGATCGGCCACGAGGGCCACGAGGAGGTCATCGGCACGTCCGGTGAGGCACCCGACCACATCACACTGGTCGACGGCCCCGAGGACGTCGCCAAGGTCGAGGTCCGGGACCCGTCCAAGGTCGTCTGGCTCTCCCAGACCACGCTGTCGGTAGACGAGACCATGGAGACGGTGGACGCCCTCAAGGAGAAGTTCCCGCAGCTCGTCTCCCCGCCGAGCGACGACATCTGCTACGCCACGCAGAACCGTCAGATCGCGGTGAAGAAGCTCGCCGAGGACGCTCAGCTGGTGATCGTGGTGGGTTCGAAGAACTCCTCGAACTCGATCCGGATGGTCGAGGTCGCCCTGGACGCCGGCGCCTCCGCCGCGCACCTGGTGGACTTCGCCTCGGAGATCGACGAGGCCTGGCTGGAGGGCGTCACCACGGTCGGCCTGACCTCCGGCGCCTCGGTCCCGGACGTGTTGGTGGACGGCGTTCTGGAGTGGCTGGCCGAGCGCGGCTACGGGGACGTGGAGACGGTGAAGACCGCCGAGGAGTCCATCACGTTCTCCCTGCCCAAGGAGCTGCGCCGCGACCTGCGCGCGGAGGCGGCGGCCCTGGTGGCCGAGCGCACGGGAACCACCCCCTCGGCCGAGTGA
- a CDS encoding APC family permease, whose translation MSGTDSPARAADGEQGLRRSLGFRDLVVYGLLFIAPMAPVGVYGTLDARSHGAVALVYVVATVAMAFTAFSYAQMVRVVPQAGSVFAYARAGLGKEAGFIAGWMAMLDYLLIPAVAYLFSGIAMNSLVPGVSRWVWTALAVVVTTLLNLWGVRAAARVGFLVLAMEIVVLLVFFVSAIVVLARDGAQRGWLSPFSGDGSQGAFALSAVLGAVSIAVLSYLGFDAIASFAEEVTGSSEKVARAVLFCLALAGVLFIAQTYLIALLEPMSSAQLADDPVRQGSAFYDAVDASVGTWLHDLVAVSKAIGAAFAALAGQAAAGRLLFAMSRDRRLPRVLSRTDSGVPRAALLCAAVITLVAAVWAARRDDGMDHLVSVVDVGALTAFTLLHASVVGWFAVRRRGGAVVWWRHVLVPVVGAAITVLVIFEASGAAQVVGAVWFVAGVAVLMAQRTPAGA comes from the coding sequence ATGTCCGGCACGGATTCACCGGCCCGCGCGGCCGACGGCGAGCAGGGGCTGCGGCGCAGCCTCGGCTTCCGTGACCTGGTCGTCTACGGGCTGCTGTTCATCGCCCCCATGGCGCCGGTCGGTGTCTACGGGACCCTCGACGCCAGGTCGCACGGGGCGGTCGCGCTGGTCTACGTCGTCGCCACGGTCGCGATGGCGTTCACCGCGTTCAGCTACGCGCAGATGGTGCGGGTGGTCCCCCAGGCCGGTTCGGTGTTCGCCTACGCGCGCGCGGGGCTCGGCAAGGAGGCCGGGTTCATCGCCGGGTGGATGGCGATGCTGGACTACCTCCTCATCCCGGCGGTGGCGTACCTCTTCTCCGGGATCGCGATGAACTCCCTGGTCCCGGGCGTCTCGCGGTGGGTGTGGACGGCGCTCGCGGTCGTCGTGACGACGCTGCTGAACCTGTGGGGGGTACGGGCCGCCGCGCGCGTCGGTTTCCTGGTGCTGGCGATGGAGATCGTGGTCCTCCTTGTCTTCTTCGTGTCGGCGATCGTGGTCCTCGCGCGCGACGGGGCGCAGCGGGGGTGGCTGTCGCCGTTCTCCGGAGACGGGTCGCAGGGGGCGTTCGCGCTGTCCGCGGTCCTCGGAGCGGTGTCGATCGCGGTGCTGTCGTACCTCGGTTTCGACGCGATCGCCTCCTTCGCGGAGGAGGTCACCGGCAGTTCGGAGAAGGTCGCGAGGGCGGTGCTGTTCTGTCTCGCCCTCGCCGGTGTGCTGTTCATCGCGCAGACGTACCTCATCGCCCTTCTGGAGCCGATGTCGTCGGCGCAGCTCGCCGACGATCCGGTCCGGCAGGGGTCGGCCTTCTACGACGCCGTGGACGCCTCGGTCGGTACGTGGCTGCACGACCTGGTGGCCGTGAGCAAGGCGATCGGGGCGGCGTTCGCGGCGCTGGCCGGGCAGGCGGCGGCGGGACGGCTGCTGTTCGCGATGTCCCGGGACAGGCGGCTGCCGCGGGTCCTGTCGAGGACGGACTCCGGGGTGCCGCGTGCCGCTCTGCTCTGCGCGGCCGTCATCACGCTGGTCGCGGCGGTGTGGGCCGCGCGGCGCGACGACGGGATGGACCACCTGGTGTCTGTGGTCGACGTCGGCGCGCTGACCGCCTTCACACTGCTGCACGCGAGCGTGGTGGGGTGGTTCGCCGTGCGGCGGCGGGGCGGGGCGGTCGTGTGGTGGCGGCATGTGCTGGTGCCGGTCGTCGGGGCGGCGATCACCGTCCTGGTGATCTTCGAGGCGTCGGGGGCGGCGCAGGTGGTGGGGGCGGTGTGGTTCGTGGCGGGGGTCGCGGTGCTGATGGCCCAGCGGACCCCTGCGGGTGCCTGA
- the xseA gene encoding exodeoxyribonuclease VII large subunit yields MALNTSADTPLPVGEVSRLIGGWIDRLGAVWVEGQITQLSRRPGAGVVFLTLRDPSHDISVGVTCYRQVFDAVADVVSEGARVVVHAKPEWYAPRGQLSLRAVEIKPVGVGELLARLERLKKSLAAEGLFAADRKKPLPFLPQLVGLVTGRASAAERDVLENARHRWPAVRFEVRNVAVQGVHAVPQVVQAVKELDALDDVDVIIVARGGGSVEDLLPFSDEQLVRTVAACRTPVVSAIGHEPDNPLLDHVADLRASTPTDAAKKVVPDVGEEYERVRFLRDRARRCVGNFIEREERGLAQALARPSIEDPHRMVDERADHVAALLDRGRRTLGHLLDRAGSELTHTHARVVALSPAATLKRGYAVLQKPDGHAVRSPDEVTADEPLRARVSEGEFTVRVAQVEQAEQAERVDG; encoded by the coding sequence ATGGCTCTCAACACGTCCGCCGACACCCCCCTCCCCGTCGGCGAGGTGTCGCGGCTCATCGGGGGATGGATCGACCGGCTCGGCGCGGTGTGGGTCGAGGGACAGATCACCCAGCTGTCCCGCCGCCCGGGCGCCGGCGTCGTCTTCCTGACGCTGCGCGACCCGTCGCACGACATCTCCGTGGGAGTGACCTGCTACCGGCAGGTGTTCGACGCCGTCGCCGACGTGGTGAGCGAGGGCGCCCGCGTCGTCGTCCACGCGAAGCCCGAGTGGTACGCACCGCGCGGGCAGCTGTCGCTCCGGGCCGTCGAGATCAAGCCGGTGGGCGTCGGCGAACTGCTCGCCCGGCTGGAGCGGCTGAAGAAGTCCCTCGCCGCGGAAGGCCTGTTCGCCGCCGACCGCAAGAAGCCGCTTCCGTTCCTGCCCCAGCTCGTCGGTCTGGTCACCGGTCGCGCCTCCGCCGCCGAGCGTGACGTCCTGGAGAACGCGCGCCACCGCTGGCCGGCCGTCCGCTTCGAGGTGCGCAACGTCGCCGTGCAGGGCGTCCACGCCGTTCCGCAGGTCGTCCAGGCGGTGAAGGAGCTGGACGCCCTCGATGACGTCGACGTGATCATCGTGGCGCGCGGCGGCGGCAGCGTGGAGGACCTGCTCCCGTTCTCGGACGAGCAGCTCGTACGGACGGTCGCGGCCTGTCGTACGCCTGTCGTCTCGGCCATCGGTCACGAGCCCGACAACCCGCTCCTGGACCACGTGGCCGACCTGCGCGCCTCCACCCCGACCGACGCCGCGAAGAAGGTCGTGCCGGACGTCGGCGAGGAGTACGAGCGCGTCCGGTTCCTGCGGGACCGTGCCCGCCGGTGCGTCGGGAACTTCATCGAGCGCGAGGAGCGGGGCCTCGCGCAGGCGCTGGCCCGCCCCTCGATAGAGGATCCGCACCGGATGGTGGACGAGCGGGCCGACCACGTCGCCGCGCTCCTGGACCGCGGCCGTCGCACGCTCGGCCATCTCCTCGACCGGGCCGGCTCGGAGCTGACCCACACGCACGCGCGCGTGGTGGCCCTCTCCCCCGCCGCGACCCTCAAGCGGGGTTACGCGGTCCTGCAGAAGCCCGACGGCCACGCCGTCCGGTCCCCGGACGAGGTGACGGCGGACGAGCCCCTGCGGGCGCGGGTCTCCGAGGGCGAGTTCACGGTCCGGGTCGCACAGGTGGAACAGGCCGAACAGGCCGAACGGGTCGACGGCTGA
- a CDS encoding exodeoxyribonuclease VII small subunit — MTSKTDEALGYEQARDELIEVVRRLEAGGTTLEESLALWERGEELAKVCRRWLDGARARLDAALAEEENDDNDDSAAADADSR; from the coding sequence GTGACCAGCAAGACGGACGAGGCTCTGGGGTACGAGCAGGCGCGGGACGAACTCATCGAGGTCGTCCGGCGCCTTGAGGCGGGCGGTACGACGCTCGAGGAGTCGCTCGCCCTGTGGGAGCGCGGCGAGGAGCTGGCGAAGGTGTGCCGGCGGTGGCTCGACGGCGCCCGCGCCCGCCTGGACGCGGCGCTGGCGGAGGAGGAGAACGACGACAACGACGACTCGGCCGCGGCGGACGCCGACTCCCGGTAG
- a CDS encoding malonic semialdehyde reductase → MSLVLDPAAQDLLFREARTANAFTDEPVTDEQVQAIYDLVKYGPTAFNQSPLRITLVRSAEARERLVQHMAEGNRPKTATAPLVAILSADNEFHDELPQLFPHFPQAKDVFFAERPAREGAAALNAALQAAYFIIGVRAAGLAAGPMTGFDFAGVQKEFLDGDHTPLMVVNIGRPAEDAWFPRSPRLAADQVITTV, encoded by the coding sequence ATGTCTCTCGTTCTTGACCCCGCCGCCCAGGACCTGCTGTTCCGCGAGGCCCGCACCGCCAACGCCTTCACCGACGAGCCGGTGACCGACGAGCAGGTGCAGGCGATCTACGACCTGGTCAAGTACGGCCCGACCGCCTTCAACCAGTCGCCGCTGCGCATCACCCTGGTCCGCTCCGCCGAGGCCCGCGAGCGCCTCGTGCAGCACATGGCCGAGGGCAACCGGCCGAAGACGGCCACCGCGCCGCTCGTCGCGATCCTCTCCGCGGACAACGAGTTCCACGACGAGCTGCCGCAGCTCTTCCCGCACTTCCCGCAGGCCAAGGACGTCTTCTTCGCCGAGCGCCCGGCCCGTGAGGGTGCCGCCGCGCTCAACGCCGCGCTGCAGGCCGCGTACTTCATCATCGGTGTCCGGGCCGCCGGCCTGGCCGCCGGCCCGATGACGGGCTTCGACTTCGCGGGCGTCCAGAAGGAGTTCCTCGACGGTGACCACACCCCGCTGATGGTCGTCAACATCGGCAGGCCCGCCGAGGACGCCTGGTTCCCGCGCTCCCCCCGCCTTGCGGCCGACCAGGTCATCACGACGGTCTGA
- a CDS encoding DUF4245 domain-containing protein gives MAGMKGKQTVRDMVLSLGLIGIVVGFIYVFIPNDDSEPPLERVDYRVELLTARRAATYPVAAPEGLSADWKATSVRFRGDDFDAWHLGFHDPDGEYVAIEQSTQKPGTFIDDTSQGAEETNVTQRIGEKSWKRYKGAKYDALVLREKNSTTVVTGTASFAQLTKMAQSLRTS, from the coding sequence GTGGCAGGTATGAAAGGCAAGCAGACGGTCCGGGACATGGTGTTGTCGCTGGGCCTGATCGGCATCGTCGTGGGCTTCATCTACGTGTTCATCCCCAATGACGACTCGGAGCCCCCTCTCGAACGGGTCGACTACCGCGTGGAGCTCCTCACGGCACGTCGCGCGGCCACGTATCCGGTGGCGGCGCCCGAGGGTCTGTCCGCGGACTGGAAGGCGACCTCGGTGAGGTTCCGGGGAGACGACTTCGACGCGTGGCACCTCGGTTTCCACGACCCCGACGGGGAGTACGTGGCGATCGAGCAGTCCACTCAGAAGCCCGGCACGTTCATCGACGACACCAGCCAGGGCGCCGAGGAGACGAACGTCACCCAGCGCATCGGCGAGAAGTCCTGGAAGCGGTACAAGGGCGCGAAGTACGACGCCCTGGTGCTCCGGGAGAAGAACTCCACGACCGTGGTCACCGGCACGGCGTCGTTCGCGCAGCTGACGAAGATGGCGCAATCGCTCAGGACGTCCTGA
- the glpX gene encoding class II fructose-bisphosphatase, which translates to MTEHHLPSELVVPPEAPDRNLALELVRVTEAAAMAAGRWVGRGDKNGADGAAVRAMRTLVSTVSMNGVVVIGEGEKDEAPMLFNGERVGDGTGPECDIAVDPIDGTTLAAKGMTNAIAVLAAADRGTMFDPSAVFYMDKLVTGPEAADYVDINAPVSVNIRRVAKAKRVTPEDVTVVILDRPRHDGIIKEIRETGARIKLISDGDVAGSILALREGTGIDLLLGIGGTPEGIISACAVKCLGGTLQGKLWPKDDEERARAVDAGHDLDRVLLTDDLVSGENVFFVATGITDGELLRGVRYRPETATTDSIVMRSKSGTVRQINSEHRLAKLRAYSAIDFDRAK; encoded by the coding sequence ATGACCGAGCATCACTTGCCCTCCGAACTCGTGGTCCCCCCGGAGGCTCCCGACCGCAACCTCGCGCTTGAGCTCGTGCGGGTCACCGAGGCCGCCGCGATGGCCGCGGGCCGCTGGGTCGGCCGCGGCGACAAGAACGGCGCCGACGGCGCCGCCGTGCGGGCCATGCGGACCCTCGTCTCCACCGTCTCGATGAACGGCGTCGTCGTCATCGGGGAGGGCGAGAAGGACGAGGCCCCGATGCTCTTCAACGGGGAACGCGTCGGGGACGGGACCGGACCCGAGTGCGACATCGCCGTCGACCCCATCGACGGGACGACGCTCGCCGCGAAGGGCATGACCAACGCGATCGCGGTGCTGGCCGCCGCCGACCGCGGCACCATGTTCGACCCGTCCGCGGTCTTCTACATGGACAAGCTGGTCACCGGCCCCGAGGCCGCCGACTACGTCGACATCAACGCCCCCGTGTCCGTGAACATCCGCCGGGTCGCCAAGGCCAAGCGCGTCACGCCCGAGGACGTCACGGTCGTCATCCTCGACCGGCCGCGCCACGACGGCATCATCAAGGAGATCCGGGAGACCGGCGCGCGCATCAAGCTCATCTCCGACGGTGACGTCGCGGGCTCGATCCTGGCGCTGCGCGAGGGCACGGGCATCGACCTGCTGCTCGGCATCGGCGGTACACCCGAGGGCATCATCTCGGCCTGTGCCGTGAAGTGCCTCGGCGGCACCCTCCAGGGCAAGTTGTGGCCCAAGGACGACGAGGAGCGGGCGCGCGCGGTCGACGCGGGGCACGACCTGGACCGCGTGCTGCTCACCGACGACCTGGTCTCCGGCGAGAACGTCTTCTTCGTGGCCACCGGGATCACCGACGGCGAGTTGCTGCGGGGAGTGCGGTACCGGCCCGAGACCGCTACGACCGACTCGATCGTGATGCGGTCCAAGTCGGGGACGGTGCGGCAGATCAACTCCGAGCACCGGCTGGCGAAGCTGCGGGCGTACAGCGCGATCGACTTCGACCGGGCGAAGTAG